The Deinococcus arcticus genome has a window encoding:
- a CDS encoding flavin reductase family protein, with the protein MSPVTHFDLTALPPGARYKLLTGVVVPRPIAWVCTLGEGGHVNLAPYSFFGLMGSDPPVVAFAPGDRADGSPKDTARNIGPGGAFTVNLVSFDLAPLMNATATDFPHGHSEPGALGIPLEPGVQVPTPRVAAAPAALECREVQTLTIGRTRIILGEVLGVVLRTDAVQDEARQHVDTAALDLVGRLGGRGMYARTRDTFSLERVSYEAWQATQAGEG; encoded by the coding sequence ATGTCGCCCGTCACCCATTTCGATCTGACCGCGCTGCCCCCCGGCGCGCGCTACAAGCTGCTGACTGGGGTGGTGGTGCCGCGTCCCATTGCCTGGGTCTGCACCCTGGGCGAGGGCGGGCACGTGAATCTGGCGCCCTACTCCTTTTTTGGCCTGATGGGCTCGGACCCGCCCGTGGTGGCCTTTGCCCCCGGGGACCGCGCCGACGGGAGCCCCAAGGACACCGCCCGCAACATCGGGCCGGGCGGGGCCTTTACCGTCAATCTGGTGAGCTTTGACCTCGCGCCCCTGATGAACGCCACCGCCACCGACTTTCCCCACGGCCACAGCGAGCCTGGCGCGCTGGGCATTCCCCTGGAACCGGGCGTGCAGGTGCCCACGCCGCGCGTGGCGGCGGCCCCGGCGGCGCTGGAATGCCGCGAGGTGCAGACCCTGACCATTGGCCGCACCCGCATCATCCTGGGTGAGGTTCTGGGCGTGGTGTTGCGTACAGACGCGGTTCAGGATGAGGCGCGGCAGCATGTGGACACCGCCGCGCTGGATCTGGTGGGGCGACTGGGGGGCCGGGGCATGTACGCCCGCACACGCGACACCTTCTCGCTGGAGCGCGTCTCCTATGAGGCGTGGCAGGCCACCCAGGCAGGGGAGGGCTAG
- the xseB gene encoding exodeoxyribonuclease VII small subunit, whose translation MARVSPPDALSYREAYARLSRIAAELEGGEADLDRVLPLLEEARAAYAGCRERIEAVRAVLAGHWGDADEDGPNTDGPDDEDPDETADDEDDA comes from the coding sequence ATGGCCCGCGTGAGCCCGCCTGATGCCCTGTCCTACCGCGAGGCGTACGCCCGGCTGTCGCGCATTGCGGCCGAACTGGAGGGCGGCGAGGCCGACCTGGACCGCGTGCTGCCGCTGCTGGAAGAGGCGCGCGCCGCCTACGCCGGCTGCCGCGAGCGCATTGAGGCGGTGCGCGCGGTGCTGGCCGGGCACTGGGGCGACGCAGATGAGGATGGCCCGAACACTGATGGTCCAGACGACGAGGACCCGGACGAGACCGCAGACGACGAGGATGACGCCTGA
- a CDS encoding lysophospholipid acyltransferase family protein gives MSDAARPERAAQAQAPAPATEPPAPGVNPRVYRFVVDVTYLPVLLSGMHLEVHGREHVPPPGSPLVVAANHVSALDPFLVARALPPGRFLQFMAKKELFVPGIGDIIRAGGSFPVDRSGTDLGAVRTALRVLKAGGTVGIFPQGTRGGAEMQGGVALIAAKGRAPILPAGISRRGRAWVIQFGEPISPRGGIRAVTGELAEVLTRLSGSPGTPLPGGRYTAP, from the coding sequence ATGAGTGATGCCGCCCGCCCCGAGCGCGCTGCCCAGGCCCAGGCCCCCGCGCCGGCCACCGAGCCCCCCGCACCCGGTGTGAACCCCAGGGTGTACCGCTTTGTGGTGGACGTGACCTACCTGCCGGTGCTCCTGAGCGGCATGCACCTGGAGGTCCACGGGCGCGAGCATGTGCCGCCCCCGGGCAGCCCCCTGGTGGTGGCGGCCAACCACGTGAGCGCCCTGGACCCCTTTCTGGTGGCGCGGGCCCTGCCGCCGGGGCGCTTCCTGCAGTTCATGGCCAAAAAGGAACTGTTCGTGCCGGGCATTGGGGACATCATCCGGGCCGGGGGGTCGTTTCCGGTGGACCGCAGCGGCACCGATCTGGGCGCCGTGCGCACCGCCCTGCGGGTGCTCAAGGCGGGCGGCACCGTGGGCATCTTTCCGCAGGGCACGCGCGGCGGCGCCGAGATGCAGGGCGGCGTGGCCCTCATTGCTGCCAAGGGCCGCGCGCCCATTCTGCCCGCCGGGATCAGCCGCCGGGGCCGGGCCTGGGTCATTCAGTTTGGCGAGCCCATCTCGCCGCGCGGCGGCATCAGGGCCGTCACCGGCGAACTGGCCGAGGTGCTGACCCGCCTGTCCGGGTCCCCGGGCACGCCACTGCCGGGCGGGCGCTATACTGCCCCCTGA
- a CDS encoding ABC transporter substrate-binding protein, with translation MNRTLTLTTALCAALSVTAGATTYPLTLTDDLGRKVTLKAEPRRIVSMLPSTSETLCALGVCDRLVGVDDYSDYPAYVTTLPKMGGLYNPNVEAIVARKPDLVLVSKYGKLEGPLTQAGITVLAVNPETYDEVFSKTLILGKIVNREAQAKALVTSMKREIAKVEILTKTAVKKPTAYYEIDPTPYSIGPNSFMGTLLTKAGARNIIPASMGDFPKVDPEFIVKQNPQLILGVDAGTVAARPGWNTITALKTGKVMDIPQELNTLLGRPGPRLPQALRGLAKLIHPELFK, from the coding sequence ATGAACCGTACCCTGACCCTGACCACTGCCCTGTGCGCCGCCCTGTCGGTAACCGCAGGTGCGACCACCTACCCCCTGACCCTGACCGACGACCTGGGCCGCAAGGTGACCCTGAAGGCCGAGCCCCGGCGCATTGTGAGCATGCTGCCCAGCACCAGCGAGACGCTGTGTGCCCTGGGCGTGTGTGACCGCCTGGTGGGGGTGGACGATTACAGCGATTACCCCGCTTACGTCACCACACTGCCCAAGATGGGCGGGCTGTACAACCCCAACGTGGAAGCCATCGTGGCCCGCAAGCCCGACCTCGTGCTGGTGAGCAAGTACGGCAAGCTGGAAGGGCCCCTGACCCAGGCCGGCATCACGGTGCTGGCAGTCAACCCCGAAACCTACGACGAGGTGTTCAGCAAGACCCTGATCCTGGGCAAGATCGTCAACCGCGAGGCCCAGGCGAAGGCGCTGGTAACATCCATGAAGCGCGAGATTGCTAAGGTCGAGATTCTGACCAAGACGGCCGTGAAAAAGCCCACCGCCTACTACGAGATCGACCCCACGCCGTACTCGATTGGCCCCAATTCCTTCATGGGCACGCTGCTCACCAAGGCGGGCGCGCGCAACATCATTCCGGCTTCCATGGGCGACTTTCCCAAGGTGGACCCCGAATTTATCGTGAAGCAGAACCCGCAGCTGATTCTGGGCGTGGACGCGGGAACCGTGGCTGCACGCCCCGGCTGGAACACCATCACGGCCCTGAAAACCGGCAAGGTGATGGACATACCCCAGGAACTGAACACCCTGCTGGGCCGCCCCGGGCCCCGCCTGCCCCAGGCCCTGCGCGGGCTGGCCAAGCTTATTCACCCTGAACTCTTCAAGTAA
- a CDS encoding FecCD family ABC transporter permease has translation MAPAAPRPQLALPLQVAGLALLLLAAVVLGTGLGSVTVPPAEVLGALWRGLAGQELAGNDVIVWQIRLPRVVMGLLVGAGLGVCGGAFQGVFRNPLADPYLLGVASGGALGATAMIVGGGPRPLIPAAALLGALAAVSVTLLLAREGRRLPPTRLVLAGVVVGSVLSALSTALLLRGEDRAREVLAYTLGDLGFSGWREVAAVLPYVFVGAGALLLLARALDTLQLGELTARSLGVPVERLRLLVIGAASVATAGAVAYVGIIGFVGLLVPHVVRLAFGAGHRTLLPLSALLGGTLVVLADLLARTTPLSQVGIVTTLLGGPFFLWLLRRTRD, from the coding sequence GTGGCCCCCGCTGCGCCCCGGCCCCAGCTGGCCCTGCCGCTTCAGGTGGCGGGGCTGGCTCTGCTGCTGCTGGCCGCCGTGGTGCTGGGCACGGGCCTGGGCAGCGTGACCGTGCCGCCTGCCGAGGTGCTGGGCGCGCTGTGGCGGGGCCTGGCGGGTCAGGAACTGGCGGGCAACGACGTGATCGTGTGGCAGATCCGGCTGCCGCGCGTGGTGATGGGGCTGCTGGTGGGCGCGGGGCTGGGGGTGTGCGGCGGGGCCTTTCAGGGCGTGTTTCGCAACCCACTGGCCGACCCCTACCTGCTGGGCGTGGCCAGTGGCGGCGCGCTGGGCGCCACCGCCATGATCGTGGGCGGCGGGCCCCGCCCCCTGATTCCGGCAGCGGCGCTGCTGGGCGCCCTGGCCGCCGTGAGCGTCACGCTGCTGCTGGCGCGCGAGGGCCGCCGCCTGCCGCCCACCCGGCTGGTGCTGGCGGGCGTGGTGGTGGGCAGCGTGCTCAGCGCCCTGTCCACAGCGCTGCTGCTGCGCGGCGAGGACCGCGCGCGCGAGGTGCTGGCCTACACCCTGGGTGACCTGGGCTTCAGTGGCTGGCGCGAGGTGGCGGCCGTGCTGCCGTACGTGTTTGTGGGCGCGGGCGCACTGCTGCTGCTGGCCCGCGCGCTGGACACCCTGCAACTGGGCGAGCTGACTGCCCGCAGCCTGGGGGTCCCGGTGGAGCGGCTGCGCTTGCTGGTGATCGGGGCCGCCAGTGTCGCCACGGCGGGGGCGGTGGCCTACGTGGGGATCATCGGGTTCGTGGGGCTGCTGGTGCCGCACGTGGTGCGGCTGGCGTTTGGGGCGGGGCACCGCACGCTGCTGCCCCTGTCGGCGCTGCTGGGCGGTACCCTGGTGGTGCTGGCCGACCTGCTGGCGCGCACCACGCCGCTGTCGCAGGTGGGCATTGTCACCACGCTGCTGGGCGGGCCCTTTTTCCTGTGGCTGCTGAGGCGCACCCGTGACTGA
- a CDS encoding ABC transporter ATP-binding protein, with amino-acid sequence MTEAAVHPGPGLETLDLHVQAGTFPAVRGVSVQFPAGALSAVIGPNGAGKSTLLRACLGLSRPERGEVRLLGRALGAWSRAQRSRLLAYLAQGEELPLGTTVRDVVALGRGAGTWRFGLLPRDPWRPEDEAAVEGALARTDTARFAARRLGELSGGERQRVALARALAAQPRFLLLDEPTNHLDLAYALEVMRYLRCEVAGGLGAVAVLHDLNLAARADHLVLLAQGQVLASGPPGAVLTPEHLHAAYGVWTRVLRDHDRLIVIPEEGL; translated from the coding sequence GTGACTGAGGCCGCTGTGCACCCGGGGCCGGGCCTGGAAACCCTGGACCTGCACGTGCAAGCCGGGACGTTTCCGGCGGTGCGGGGGGTGAGCGTGCAGTTTCCGGCGGGCGCGCTCTCGGCTGTCATTGGCCCCAACGGCGCGGGCAAAAGCACCCTGCTGCGCGCCTGCCTGGGCCTGTCGCGCCCCGAACGCGGCGAGGTGCGGCTGCTGGGCCGGGCGCTGGGGGCCTGGAGCCGCGCGCAGCGCTCCCGGCTGCTGGCCTACCTGGCCCAGGGAGAAGAGTTGCCCCTGGGGACCACCGTGCGCGACGTGGTGGCCCTGGGGCGCGGCGCGGGCACGTGGCGCTTTGGCCTGCTGCCCCGTGACCCCTGGCGCCCGGAAGATGAGGCGGCGGTGGAGGGGGCCCTGGCGCGCACCGACACCGCCCGCTTTGCCGCTCGGCGCCTGGGCGAACTGTCGGGCGGCGAGCGGCAGCGGGTGGCGCTGGCCCGCGCGCTGGCGGCGCAGCCGCGCTTTCTGCTGCTGGACGAACCCACCAACCACCTGGACCTGGCCTACGCGCTGGAGGTCATGCGCTACCTGCGCTGTGAGGTGGCGGGCGGCCTGGGGGCTGTGGCCGTGCTGCATGACCTGAATCTGGCCGCGCGGGCCGACCATCTGGTGCTGCTGGCCCAGGGGCAGGTGCTGGCCAGTGGCCCGCCCGGGGCGGTGCTGACCCCCGAACACCTGCACGCGGCTTACGGCGTGTGGACCCGGGTGCTGCGCGACCATGACCGCCTGATCGTGATTCCCGAGGAGGGCCTGTAG
- a CDS encoding (2Fe-2S) ferredoxin domain-containing protein: MTPKFFATRAHLLVCQGPNCQARGSGLLQRALWNHLEQSALAYYKKGGSLRLTESGCLGACSYGPALCVYRAQPGGNGALEQAWYAAVDFPLARRIAQAAHEEGPLPGDHRYGPHEG, encoded by the coding sequence ATGACCCCCAAATTCTTTGCCACCCGCGCCCACCTGCTGGTCTGCCAGGGGCCCAACTGTCAGGCGCGCGGCTCGGGGCTGCTGCAGCGCGCCCTGTGGAACCACCTGGAACAGAGCGCCCTGGCCTATTACAAGAAGGGCGGCAGCCTGCGCCTGACCGAGAGTGGCTGTCTGGGTGCGTGCTCGTATGGCCCCGCCCTGTGCGTGTACCGCGCGCAGCCGGGCGGGAACGGCGCACTGGAGCAGGCGTGGTACGCCGCCGTGGACTTTCCCCTGGCCCGCCGCATTGCCCAGGCCGCCCACGAGGAAGGCCCGCTGCCCGGGGACCACCGCTACGGCCC